In the Manis javanica isolate MJ-LG chromosome 14, MJ_LKY, whole genome shotgun sequence genome, one interval contains:
- the LOC118973297 gene encoding olfactory receptor 14I1-like codes for MGNLTIFTEFLLMDISSSWELQILQGLLFLLIYLGALAGNLLTITAIVTDPNLHSPMYFFISNLSLIDFCCISVSVPKLIVNSLTGSKSISLKECAAQIFLYIFFASIELAFLVLMSYDRYVAICQPLHYGLTITPHLCTQAAGGSWLTGLVYSAIHTGNMFRLPFTKSNVINQYFCDVPQVMGISSPEVQFSESVILALSACIVLACFTYMVMSYINIFSNVLKIHSVEARNKALSTCTPQLLILLLFVISGLIAVLGPIANKASLKNLLTAMFYTMLPPFINPIIYSLRNREINTALGRMFNRYLEFPSRPFIE; via the coding sequence ATGGGCAACCTCACTATCTTCACAGAATTCCTCCTCATGGACATCTCAAGCTCTTGGGAGCTACAAATTTTGCAAGGTCTGTTATTCTTATTGATTTACTTAGGAGCTCTGGCTGGAAATCTTCTGACCATTACCGCCATTGTGACAGACCCAAACCTTCACTCACCAATGTACTTTTTTATAAGCAACTTATCCCTCATAGacttttgctgcatctcagtCAGTGTTCCCAAACTAATTGTGAATTCTCTGACGGGCAGTAAGTCCATCTCACTGAAAGAATGTGCTGCTCAGATTTTCCTATACATTTTCTTTGCATCTATAGAGCTTGCTTTCCTTGTgctcatgtcctatgaccgctatgttgccatttgCCAGCCTCTGCACTATGGGCTGACCATCACCCCGCATTTGTGCACACAGGCAGCAGGTGGGTCATGGCTCACTGGGCTGGTCTATTCTGCCATCCACACTGGGAACATGTTCAGACTTCCCTTCACAAAATCCAATGTGATCAACCAATATTTTTGTGATGTGCCTCAAGTTATGGGAATATCATCTCCAGAGGTTCAGTTTTCTGAATCTGTCATCCTTGCATTAAGTGCTTGTATTGTCTTGGCATGTTTTACTTATATGGTTatgtcatatataaatatattttcaaatgtgcTTAAGATCCATTCAGTGGAAGCCCGAAACAAAGCCTTATCCACATGTACCCCACAGTTGCTAATTCTTCTTTTGTTTGTAATTTCTGGATTGATTGCTGTCTTGGGTCCTATTGCAAATAAAGCATCTCTTAAAAATTTGCTGACAGCCATGTTCTACACTATGTTGCCCCCATTCATAAACCCCATCATCTACAGTCTGAGGAACAGGGAGATAAACACTGCTCTAGGCAGAATGTTCAACAGATACTTGGAATTCCCAAGCAGGCCTTTTATTGAGTAA